The genomic region TGCCGGCCACGGGCGTGCCGATCGCGTCATCGTCGATCAGCTTGCGCGCGGTCTGGTGCCCACCGCCCAGGAACGTATCGGGCGCGCAACCGACGCGAAGATTCTTCTGCGCGGCGAGCTCCATCACCTTGCGCGCTTCCGTGACGTTAATGCCGAGCGGCTTCTCGGAATGAACGTGCTTGCCGGCGTTCAGCACCGCCAGGCTGACGTCGGTGTGGGCGAGTGGCACAGTGAGATTGATGACGATCTCAACGTCGTCTCGCTTGAGCAGCTGATCAACCCGCATCGCCGGCAACCCGAAGGCGGCGCCCTGCCGCTCTGCCGCATCGCTGCGCATATCGGCGAGCGCCTTGATTTCCATGACCGCGAAGCGCTGGGCCGCCTTCAGATAAGCGGTGCTGATATTGCCGCAGCCGATGATGCCGATGCCGACTTTTCTCATTGTGATCTCCGTGAGGTACCGTTCATCCCTTGACCGCGCCGGCGGTGAGGCCTGCGACGATGTGCTTCTGCGCCAGGAGGAAGAGAATGATCGTCGGCAGGATGGTCAACGTGATGAAGGCCAGGATCAGATGCCACTCGGACGAATACTCGCCCTGATAAATCATGATACCGAGCGGCCAGGGATAGAGCGCGTCGGTGTTGAGCATCACCAGCGGCAGCAGATAGGCGTTCCAGCTGTTGACGAAGGTGATGGTACCGACGGTCGCCAGGATCGGCCGCGATAACGGCAACGTCACATAGCGGAAGAATTTGATATAGCTGCACCCGTCGACCAGCGCGGCCTCCAGCAATTCGTACGGGATGTCCTTGAAGAAGCGCCGCAGCAGCAACACGCTCATCGCAAGACTGAAGGCCGTCTGCGGCAGGGCAACGCCAAAATATGTATCGAGCAGCCCGAGATCGCGGACCTTGATGAAGAGCGGCAGCACCGCCGTCGCGGCCGGAAACAGCAGGCCCAGCGTCAGGTAGCTCAGCAGCATCGAGCTGCCATAGAACCTGATATGGGCGAAGGTGAACGCCGCCATCGAGGCGACGATCAGGGTCAGGGCCACCGTGAGGGTCGAGATGATCAGCGAGTTGCGCAAGAGCTGCCAGTAGCGTGCCGAGAACAGGATGTCGGCATAGTTCTGCCACTCCCAGTGGCGTGGCAGGCCGAACGGATTGACGCGCAGTTCGCCGAGCGATTTGAAGCCACCGAACAAGGTCGCGAGCAGCGGCACCACTACGATGATGGCAACGACGGCGAGGAACACCAGCTTGAACAATACTGAGGGATCGAACGGGGCGCGGATGGTCCTGGCGTTACTCATCGCGCATGAACCATCGCTTGTACGTGAAGGCAAAGGTCACGCAGATCGCAAACAGGATGACGCCGATGGCACTGCCGTAGCCGACCCGCATGCGTGAGATGCCATTGTTGTAAAGAAAGCTCACCATCGTGTTCGAGGAGTCCGCTGGCCCCCGCGCGTCAGCGGCATGACGAGGTCGAACAGCTGCAGCGAGCCGACGATGGCGAAGAACACGGAGAGCCTTATCGTCGGATAGAGCAAGGGGATGACCACATGTCGCAAGGCTTGCGATCGGGTCGCGCCGTCGATACGCGCCGCCTCGACCAGGCTCTTGTCGAGGCCCTGGAGCGCTGCGATGAATAGCATCATGTGGAAGCCAAAGTACTTCCAGACGACCACGATCAGCACCGCCAGCATGGCCGTATCCGTCGATGCAAGCAGATGCGGCGGCTCGGCGCCGAAGCTGCGCCAGATCGAGGCCACAAGGCCGTAGTCGCCATCATAGACGAAGCTGAAGATCAGCCCGGTCGCGATCTCCGCCAGGATATAGGGCATGAAGAACAGCATGCGCAGCGCCACCGCCCCTCGAAAGCGTTCGGCGAGCATCAAGGCCAGGGTGAGCGCAAGCGGCAGCTGGATGGCGAGCGAAACAGCGATGATCAGGCCGTTGTTGCGCAGAGCGAGCCAGAAGGCGCGGGTCTCCAGCACAAAGCGGTAATTGTCCAGGCCAATCCAGTTGGTCGGCCTGCCGAACCCGTTCCAATTGAAGCCCGAATACCAGGCTGCTTCGCCGATCGGCAGCACAACGAACAACGTGAACAACAGCAGCGCCGGCGGCAGGAACAGGATGAGCACCGTCAGCCTGCCGTCCCAACTCGGGCCACGGACCGTGACCTGCGGGATCATCTCGCCAGCAGCGCCGATCGCCGACACGCTCGCGGTCCGCCGCGTCACCGTCAGTTGCCCTGTTTCCACGCCGCCTCGATCGCCTTGGCAGCCTCTTGCGGGCTCATGCTGCCGCCGGCGATCTCGGCAGTAACGTCGTTGACGACGCGGCCGACCGACGGACCCAGGCTCTGGTCATAGAAGTTCTGGTGGTAGTTCGACTTCGCTAGATTGGCGGCGATCAGCTTCATGAAGGCGTTGTTGAGGCCGACATCCGCACCCTGCACCACCGGGATGATGAAGTTGCCCGCGGCAAGCCGCGTCTGCACCTCTTTGGAGACGAAGTACTTCAGGAAATCGACAGCCTCCTTCGGCGAGCCTTTTGTGATCAACCAACCGGTGATGCCCCCGAGCGTATCGGTCGGAGCGCCCTTGCCGCCGGTCACGACCGGGAAGTCGAACCAGCAGATCTTGTCTTCGATCAATCCGACCTTGTCGGCGGCGAGAGCGCGCTGCAGATGATAGACCGTGCTGATCGCGAGCGTCATCGCCGCCTTGCCGTCGCCGAAATAGCCGACCGCCTGCGGGTTCTTGAAACCCAGGAAGCCATTCTGGAACGGTTGGAGATCCACGAGTTGCTTGAACAGCTCGCCGGATTTCTGGAAGGTTTCCCCGGCAAAGCCGCCGTTCTCGCCACGCAACGCCGCATCGAACGCCGCCTTGCCGCCGATGCGCACAGCAAGATGCGTCCAGTAGAAGTGCAGTGGCCACTTATCGGCGCCGCCGACCACGATCGGGGTCACGCCGGCGGATTTCAACGTCTTCACGGCAGCAAGCAGATCGTCCCAGCTCTTGATCCCGGCAGGGTCGACCTTCGCCTTGGCCATCAGCTCCTTGTTGCAGAGGAAGCCGACCTGCGAGAGCGCCGTGGGCAGACCATAAACACGGCCGTTGCTGGTGAAGGCGGCGAGCGCCGCCGGTGTGAGACTGTCGCTGTAGCCCTCCACAGAATCGGTGATGTCGTCGAGCACACCGGCCTCGATCTGCGTCTTCAGGACACCGCCGGCCCAGCTGTAGATGATGTTGGGCCGGTCTTTGGATTGCAGGATGGTCGGCAGCTTGGCCTTGTAGGCCTCGTTCTCGAGGAACTGCATCTCGACCTTGACGCCGGGATGCGACCCCTCATAGGCGCGCGCAACCTCCTCCCAGATTTTGACCTGGGCCGGGTTGGCCTCGATGTGCAGCCACTTGACCGTCGTTTCGGCCGCAGCGAGTTTCGCTCCGAACAGGCATGCGACAACGGCTAGTCCCAGTTTCCCGAGCAGTCTCATCACATTCCTCCCAAGGGCTCTTATTCTTTGATGCAATCCTGCCTTCGATTTTTGAGGTACGCAACTGAAATTCTGACCTATGCACCTCACGAGGGAGGTCGCTAAGGTGAGCGGGAGAGTCGGGCCGCGTCGCGCTGCCCCCAACGCAAATCGAGGGATATCCATGGCTGCCGTTTATTCCGACCTCGCCGGCAAGGTCGTTCTCGTCACCGGAGGCGCATCGGGAATTGGCGCTGCGATCGTGCGGCGCTTCGCACAGCAGAAATCCAATGTCGTGTTCTTCGACATCAATGTCGACGCGGGCCAATCGCTGGCACGCGAGCTGTCGGATCAAGGTCTTAGCGCGCGTTTCATGCGTGTCGACTTGACCGATATTGCCGCGTTACGTGCCGGTGTCGCGGAGGCGCGCAATGTGCGCGGCGCGATCAACATCCTCGTCAACAATGCCGCGCATGACGAGCGGCACAGCACCGAGGAAATGACACCGGAATATTGGGACGACCGCATCGGGGTCAACTTGAAGCACCAGTTCTTTGCTGCGCAGGCCGTGTTGCCGGACATGAAGGCGGCGAACGCCGGCGCTATCATCAATTTCGGCTCGGTATCGTGGATCGCCGGACAAGGCGGCATGGCCGCCTACACCGCCAGCAAATCGGGTGTGATCGGTCTCACACGCTCTCTGGCGCGCGATTACGGCGCCTACAATATCCGCGTGAACGCGATAGCGCCAGGATGGATCATGACTGAGCGCCAGCTCGATAAATGGATGACACCCCAGGGCGAGGTCGAGCTCATGCAACGACAATGCCTGAAGCGCAAGCTCATGCCCGACGAGGTCGCGAAGTTCACCATCTTCCTCGCTTCCGACGAGGCTTCTGCCTGCACAGCCCAGCACTACATCGTCGATGGCGGCTGGGTCTGAGGCGGACCAGACCAGATCGTGCATCGGCGCGCCGCTACTTTGCCAGGCGGAACTTCCCGCCTTCGACCTTGATGAGAAAGGCCGAGCGCTCATCATAGCCGTTGTGATCGGCCTTGCTCATGTTCGACAGCCCATTGTTGAGATAGATGTTCTGCCCACGCTCGAGTGCGTCCCGCAGCGCCGCGCGAAATTCGATTGTGCCAGGCTTTGCCGTCTTCAGCGCATCCGGTGCAGCTTTTCCGATCAGTGCCACGACATCCCAGAGGTGAGCAGCGAACATGTTGGGCTTTTGTCCGTTCGCCGCTTCATACGCGGTCACGAACTCCTCCGTCGAACGACGGAACGGATCTCCTGCGGGAAGATCGGCGGCAATGGTAAAAGCTTCGCCCGCGAATACCGCACCTTCGACGTTCGCGCCGCCGAGCTTGATGAACTCCTCACTGGCCACGCCGTGTGTCTGAAATATCTTCCCGGCGTATCCGCGCTCGCGGAGCGCCTGCTGCGGCAGGACGGCCGGAGTTCCTGCGGACGCGATGAAGACGGCATCGGGATTGGTCGACATCACCTTCAGCGCCTGACCGGTGACGCTGGTGTCGGCGCGCGCGTAGACCTCATGTGTGGTTACGGTCAGCCCCAACGCAGGCGCGAGGCGGCTCACCTCCTTGTAGTAGCCCTCGCCGTAGCCATCCGAAACGCCGATATAGCCGAGCGTCTTCACGCCTGATGTCGCGATATGCTTGAGGATGGCGGCCGCCATGAGGTCGTCATTGGGAACGACCTTGAAAGCCCAGGCACGCTTCTCATCCATCGGTTGAACGATGGCCGTAGCGGCAGCGAGCGACAGCAGCGGCGTCTTCGATTCGAGCGCGACATCCAGCATCGGCATGGTCACCGGGGTCAGAGAGGAGCCGACCAGCACGTCGACCTTATCCTGGATCACCAGCCGGCGTGCGTTCTGGACCCCTTTGGTCGAATCCGACTCGTCGTCCAGGACGATATAGGTCACCTTCTCTCCACCGATCTCTTTCGGAAGAGCTGCAACCGTCTTGAGCTGCGGCTGTCCCAGAGCGGATCCCGGGCCGCTTGCCGAAATCACAATTCCAATTTTGATGTCCGCGTGAGCAGCATTTCCAAAAAGGACGCATGCCACAAGAAGCGAGGCTCGCGCGAAACCGATCTTCATGTCCCGTTCCTCCCTGTCCGCTTTGATGACTCCGCCGGCTGCATCGGGCGCCCCGGCTCGAGCTTGCACTGCTCTCCGGGACGCACCGACGCTGCCCAGAAGGCACGTCGTCCGACATACGCGTTCCCTCCTGCGGTCCCGAGCAAGCGGGCGGATCATGCTAAGCGGATCGCGGCAACGTGTCTGTCCCTAGCGTTAGGGACAAGACATCGGTGCTCGAACCGGAATCTCGAGGTAGACGGACACGCCTTCGCGTTCTCGCGGCGCATTTCGCCCGAGCTTTGCTTGGTCGCTTCACCCTCTTGTCCAAGAGGGCGCAGGGAAGGCCGGGTGCCGGCTGGCACCCGCGGTCCGCTGCGCGAAAAGCACACGCAGGAAAACCGCACAGCAGCATACAGGTGTAGCCAATCACTCGGCCTTCCCTGCGCGATGGTTGGACGGCTTATGCCGTGCTCTCCCGGGAGCCGAGTTCTCTTTGGCCTCCCTCGTCCCAACGAAAGTCACCGCCACCGCGCCGGTTGACGCAGATGCCGCATTCGCCAGGGCTTGACCGTAGCAACGACGGCCAGGACCACACGGTTTTTGCCGTACGCACGGTTCGCCATTTCGCCGCAGTTTTCCCAGCCCTGTCGACGGAGCCGGAAACTTACAGACGAGACGAAGCCTAGCAGCGCCGCTCGTCGGAACGCAGCCTGGGCTCACGGAGAGCAATCCGCCCTGCCCTTAGCCTCTCGCACCCGAACGCTGCCGCGTCCACCGCAAGCCCGGCTCGCGAACATGACGACCACAAGATCGCCCCTCAAGGATGAGCCGGGATGGACGACACATACGCTAAAACCGAATTTCGGTAAAGTGGAATATTTCTGACGAGGGGGGTTGACGCGGTCGTGGCTGTTTCGGCTGCGAGGCCGCTCGATGAGGAATTAGCGGTTTGGTAACCATACGCGCCTCGCTCGAAGGATTAATGCAAATCATACGCCGCCGGTGTCTCCCCCGTAACGACCCTGCTATAGAGCGTAGATCCGGCTCCATCAATCGTCCCGAGCCATCTGCTTTCTTGGTTGCGTATGAACAGACCTAGCAACACATTCGACATCGCCATCGAGCAGGGATTCGACTTCCTGTCGCCGGACTACGCGGAGCTGTTCGACAACTCGGCCGCCACCGCGTTCCAGCATCCGCTCTGGCTCGACACCCTCTACACCAGGCTCGCGTCTCATGTGGGCGCAACTCCTCTGGTTGTCGTGGTCCGCCACCGCGCGACGGGCGCCCTTGCGATGGTGTTGCCCTTGCTGCGGATCCGGCGCGGCCCGATACGGACCGTCGAATTCGCCGACCTCCGCGTTTCCGACTACCTCGCGCCCGTATGCAGCCCGCAGGTATTTTCCGAGCTGCTCAAGGACGAGAGTGCCTGCGCAGAAATCCGGTGCCTCGTCCGCCCGTTCGATCTGCTCCGGATGACCAAGCTGCCGGATGGACGGCTTCCGATCGAGAACCTGCTGGCTGCGCCCCGCCGCATAGCGATGGACACCAATGCCTATGCGACCGTTCTGGTCGCGCCGTTCGAGCAATGGCGCGCCAGTGCGCTGGACCGTTCCTACCAGAAGGAGCTCGCAAAGAAAGCCCGGCAGCTCCAGAAGAAGGGGGACTTGAGTTTTTCATGCTGCCGCGACAGTGCCGCTGTCTTGGAGGTGCTGGACGTGATGAAGAAATTTCGCGGGCCGCGCTTTCAGGCACACGGCGACGGAGATCTGCTCCAGCGCCCCGAATATTACGGCTTCTATTCCGACGTGGCGCAGCGCGGCCTCGGCTCCTTTGTCCGGCTCTATGCGATGAAGATGAACGGCGAGGTCATCGCAGCCGTGCTCGGACTCAGCCATCACGGCAGCTTCCTCGTGATCATGGGCGCCTTCGACATTGCCGGATACAAAAGCCAGTCCTTGGGCGCGCTGATGTTCGAGCAGGTGGCGAAGGATTGCATCGAGCGCGGGGATCAGATGCTCGATTTCACCATCGGCGACGAGCCCTACAAGAAGCAGTTCGGCGCTCAGCCTTCACCGATGTGGACGGTCACGCAGGCGGGCAGCACCACGGGCGCCATCTCCTTGTTCGCACTGAAACAGGCGCCTTGGCTCAAGCTGGCCGCCAAGCGGATGTCGGAGTTCAGGTTCCTGCCGACCCGGACCTCAACGCCGACGCGCTGACCGGTGCGAGGGGCCGACCGGGTGCCGCTCTCAGGCGCGTAGCGCGCTTCGAACCTGCGCGAGCCAGCCGGGCCGCATCTGATCGAGCCGGTGGGTGATACTGCGTCGCAGGAAGTGCAGCCGCCGCCGCACGTCCCAGCCAATATCGTTGCGGGACGTCAGGGCCTGCCGGAAGCGCGCCATCTTCAGTGACTGCTGGTCCGCCGCGACCTTGTCGGGATCGGAATAGAATTCAGAAATCTTCTCCCGGCCCATGCCCTCGGTCCCGAGCCAACGCGGCGCATATTCGGTGCAGAGGCGCTCGACGTCGACCAGCAGACGGGCGACGCCCGTGCCGGCGGCCGGACAATTCGTTTGGAACGCATCACCGATGAGCACGACTCCGGGCTGGAGATGTCCTTCCACGACGGACAGGTGCATCACCCAATTCTGCACCCGGTCGATCACGTGGAAATCGCCAAGGTAGGGCCGCAATCCCGGAAGCAGGCGCAAGACCGTCGCCTCCGGTTCACGGCGCAGCTCGCGCATGATCGGATCGGTCGGGTCTCGGAACATGAAGAGATTTGCCCGCATGCCGGCACGCACGGGAAACAGGCTGAGATAATCGATGCCGTCCGCTGTGCGCTCCCCATAACAGGTCAACGCCTCGAAATCGAACGGCGCGTGGTCGCGGCGGGCGATCGTGAAGCCGAACGAAACCGAATGGCGCTCGGCCAGCACGCGCCGCTTGATGCCGAGCTTGTAGCCGAGCACGCCCGCCATGCCCGTGGCCAGCACGACGAGGCGCGCAGTTATGCGCCCCCCTGACGCGAGCTCGACATGTTGGAGATCGTCGCGACAATTGACCGCAGTGACCTCATCGACAATGAGGCTGGACGGATCAGGCAGCTGGCTGCGCGCCATGGCGACGAGATCGGCATATGGAAGCCCGTAAGCCCGGCCGACGCTGACATCGACCACCTTGCCTTCCCTGATGTTGAGCACCTGATCATATCGACAGGCCACGTTGTCGAGCGCATCGAGGAAGCCCAGCTTGCGCAACATCTCCAGCTGACGGCCGCCTATTTTTTCGACCCGAAACTCGTCCGGATGGACCGCGCGCTTGTCGACGAGAGCGACACGATGCCCTGCCCGCGCGAGCACGGCCGCCGCGAGCGAGCCCGCAAGGCCGCCGCCGACGATCGCGATGTCGACGACGATCGCCGCGGTCGCAGATCCAGCGCTCGGCTCGGTCACGTTGCTATCCGCCGTCATGGTCCAGGCTCCCACGGTCAACGATGGTTGCCCGTGCAATTCTCTCGCCTGATGTCGCATCGTAGGACCAAACGCGATCATTTCTCGATATCTCGGTTAACGCAGCGGAGACCTGCCCGGCCCGATGAGATCCGGCACGCGCCTTGCTCGGCCATTCCCGCCGAGCCGGTCCGCATTCCAACGGCTCATCTCGCCTCATCGGCCGTCGATGCGGCGCTCTGCCGCCACGCGACCGGGCCGCACTTTGCTCTATCTGGGACAATGGGGTCAGCGATGTTCCATAGTGAAGCAACAGGCATGGCCGCGACGTCGCCGCGGCCGGCGGGATCATGGAGGCCGTCCATTAACACTCGCGGTTTTTCGGCATGCTAGGCTGTCGCAGGTAATCGGAAAATGTCTCTTCAGGGGAAGTTGCCCCTTAAATCTCCATGATCGAATCCATCGTCCAGTTCATGCGGCGCGACGTGACGCGCGGTGTTGCCGGAACCATCCTTCTCAAGGTTGGTAGCGGCGCGCTTGCGTTCGCGTTGTTCTCGCTTGCGGCACGAACGATGTCGCCCAATGGGTTTGGCATCTTTGCGACCTGGCTTTCGGTCGCCCAGATGGCAGCGGTCGTCGGTCTGGTGGGCCAGGAATCGCTGCTGGTGCGATTTCTGAACGAGTATCGGGTGGGAAATCAGCCTGATCTCACCAAGGGCGTGCTGCTATCGAGCTTCAAGATTTCCTCCGTCGCGATGCTGATTGCGATCGGCGCAATCGCGATCGGCGCGAACATCAAAGGCGCCTCGTGGCTGCTGGTTGTCGCGGTGTCGGCCTACACAGCCGTGAATGCCGGACTGATGCTTGGCAGCCAGATCGCACGCTCGCTGGTCAGCATTCTCATGGGGGAAGGAAACAGGGAGTTCTTCTGGCGAGTCAGCGTGGTGCTGTTTCTGCTCGCAATCATGTTCGGCCATCGGCAGCTTGATCCCGCCGAATTGATCGCCGTGATGACGATTGCCATGTCGGTCGGACTGGTCGCACAGATCATCGCGATTGCGCGAGTTCTGCCGGATTTCCGCGGCACGGCGGTGC from Bradyrhizobium lupini harbors:
- a CDS encoding carbohydrate ABC transporter permease; the protein is MSNARTIRAPFDPSVLFKLVFLAVVAIIVVVPLLATLFGGFKSLGELRVNPFGLPRHWEWQNYADILFSARYWQLLRNSLIISTLTVALTLIVASMAAFTFAHIRFYGSSMLLSYLTLGLLFPAATAVLPLFIKVRDLGLLDTYFGVALPQTAFSLAMSVLLLRRFFKDIPYELLEAALVDGCSYIKFFRYVTLPLSRPILATVGTITFVNSWNAYLLPLVMLNTDALYPWPLGIMIYQGEYSSEWHLILAFITLTILPTIILFLLAQKHIVAGLTAGAVKG
- a CDS encoding extracellular solute-binding protein translates to MRLLGKLGLAVVACLFGAKLAAAETTVKWLHIEANPAQVKIWEEVARAYEGSHPGVKVEMQFLENEAYKAKLPTILQSKDRPNIIYSWAGGVLKTQIEAGVLDDITDSVEGYSDSLTPAALAAFTSNGRVYGLPTALSQVGFLCNKELMAKAKVDPAGIKSWDDLLAAVKTLKSAGVTPIVVGGADKWPLHFYWTHLAVRIGGKAAFDAALRGENGGFAGETFQKSGELFKQLVDLQPFQNGFLGFKNPQAVGYFGDGKAAMTLAISTVYHLQRALAADKVGLIEDKICWFDFPVVTGGKGAPTDTLGGITGWLITKGSPKEAVDFLKYFVSKEVQTRLAAGNFIIPVVQGADVGLNNAFMKLIAANLAKSNYHQNFYDQSLGPSVGRVVNDVTAEIAGGSMSPQEAAKAIEAAWKQGN
- a CDS encoding SDR family NAD(P)-dependent oxidoreductase — encoded protein: MAAVYSDLAGKVVLVTGGASGIGAAIVRRFAQQKSNVVFFDINVDAGQSLARELSDQGLSARFMRVDLTDIAALRAGVAEARNVRGAINILVNNAAHDERHSTEEMTPEYWDDRIGVNLKHQFFAAQAVLPDMKAANAGAIINFGSVSWIAGQGGMAAYTASKSGVIGLTRSLARDYGAYNIRVNAIAPGWIMTERQLDKWMTPQGEVELMQRQCLKRKLMPDEVAKFTIFLASDEASACTAQHYIVDGGWV
- a CDS encoding ABC transporter substrate-binding protein, with amino-acid sequence MKIGFARASLLVACVLFGNAAHADIKIGIVISASGPGSALGQPQLKTVAALPKEIGGEKVTYIVLDDESDSTKGVQNARRLVIQDKVDVLVGSSLTPVTMPMLDVALESKTPLLSLAAATAIVQPMDEKRAWAFKVVPNDDLMAAAILKHIATSGVKTLGYIGVSDGYGEGYYKEVSRLAPALGLTVTTHEVYARADTSVTGQALKVMSTNPDAVFIASAGTPAVLPQQALRERGYAGKIFQTHGVASEEFIKLGGANVEGAVFAGEAFTIAADLPAGDPFRRSTEEFVTAYEAANGQKPNMFAAHLWDVVALIGKAAPDALKTAKPGTIEFRAALRDALERGQNIYLNNGLSNMSKADHNGYDERSAFLIKVEGGKFRLAK
- a CDS encoding GNAT family N-acetyltransferase, which codes for MNRPSNTFDIAIEQGFDFLSPDYAELFDNSAATAFQHPLWLDTLYTRLASHVGATPLVVVVRHRATGALAMVLPLLRIRRGPIRTVEFADLRVSDYLAPVCSPQVFSELLKDESACAEIRCLVRPFDLLRMTKLPDGRLPIENLLAAPRRIAMDTNAYATVLVAPFEQWRASALDRSYQKELAKKARQLQKKGDLSFSCCRDSAAVLEVLDVMKKFRGPRFQAHGDGDLLQRPEYYGFYSDVAQRGLGSFVRLYAMKMNGEVIAAVLGLSHHGSFLVIMGAFDIAGYKSQSLGALMFEQVAKDCIERGDQMLDFTIGDEPYKKQFGAQPSPMWTVTQAGSTTGAISLFALKQAPWLKLAAKRMSEFRFLPTRTSTPTR
- a CDS encoding NAD(P)/FAD-dependent oxidoreductase, producing the protein MTADSNVTEPSAGSATAAIVVDIAIVGGGLAGSLAAAVLARAGHRVALVDKRAVHPDEFRVEKIGGRQLEMLRKLGFLDALDNVACRYDQVLNIREGKVVDVSVGRAYGLPYADLVAMARSQLPDPSSLIVDEVTAVNCRDDLQHVELASGGRITARLVVLATGMAGVLGYKLGIKRRVLAERHSVSFGFTIARRDHAPFDFEALTCYGERTADGIDYLSLFPVRAGMRANLFMFRDPTDPIMRELRREPEATVLRLLPGLRPYLGDFHVIDRVQNWVMHLSVVEGHLQPGVVLIGDAFQTNCPAAGTGVARLLVDVERLCTEYAPRWLGTEGMGREKISEFYSDPDKVAADQQSLKMARFRQALTSRNDIGWDVRRRLHFLRRSITHRLDQMRPGWLAQVRSALRA